AATGCCTGGATAGATCCCAGGGGTACACTGTGATCGCCGCCAATGACGGCCACTTTTTTACCTTGGTTTATAGCAGCTTGAGCCATATCAAATAGCCATTGATTGACGGCTTGACACTCTCTGTTTACGGTTTCCAGAACTTCAGATAGTTCTGGATTTTCTTCGACACAGCCGCCTTCTTCCATATACTCGATAATTCTGGTAGCTTCCTGTCTCAATATTTCATTTTTCTGCTGAATATGGGCGGGAATTTCAACCATGAAAATGCCTTGTTTCCAACCATCAGAATTATCGAAGTCATAGATATCAAGTTGGCGAGATGCTTCTAGAACTCTCGCAGGACCTGCGGCTGTACCTGCGCCGTAGGAAACAGTTACTTCCCAGGGAATGCCAAACACAATGATATTGGCAGATTCGTAATCGAATGGTAGTCCTAACAGGTTACCGTTATCGACACCAAGAGCGTTGGGGTCAAAGTTTTGCAGGATTTCTTCTCTAGTAGGCATTTTAGGTAAGTTTAGGGAGAGTGTTTTTCCGATCCGAATAGCCCCTGTGGTATCTTTCTTGAGAGGGGGACTTCTTGCTCTAAGACAATCATGGCAAGTTAACCTATGTTGTTTGTATTCTAGCCAGAAATTTTTGCCGATCGCTCAAATGGTGCTGGCTCGACCACAATGATGTCATCTTAGAAGATTATGGAGATTTAGTGTAAAACTGTGAATTTTGAGCATGGAAATCTGCTAATTGTAGCTTGCTCCCAGCGTAAACGTTCGGATGCAGATTTGCTACCTGCTATTGAGCGGTACGATGGGCCTGTTTTCCGGTTGCTGCGTCGCTTTCTACGGAAGCAACCAGCAGCACCATTGGATATATATATTTTGTCAGCTAAGTTTGGATTGATATCTAGTGAATATCTAATTCCAGATTATGATCGACGAATGACAAAAACGCACTCGCGGCAATTGCAACCAGAGGTCATTGCTAAATTTGAAGAAATCCTCAACGTCAAGTCATACCAAAAACTTTGCCTTTGTCTGGGTCGAGATTATTTCCTCGCACTGGATAAATACGATATACTAATCAAATCAGGATTATCTGTGCGAATTGCTACAGGCTCTTTGGGTAAAAAGCTGGCAACCTTGCATGATTGGCTGTACGGGAAGCCCCCGGAACTAGCCATTGGACAGGCGATCGCCTTACAAGGAAAAGCTTGCCTCAAAAGAATTGAGGTGGCGATGACACCAGCACAAGTGCTTGATGTGGCGCGTCAGGCGTTAGCAGAAGGCAAGGGTAACCCCGCTAGCTACCAGTCATGGTACGTGCTAGTTGGCGATCGGCGAGTATCGCCGAAGTGGGTGGTGAGCCTCTTAACAGGATTGCCTGTCAGTGATTTTCATTCGAGCGCGGCTAGGCGAATGCTCCAACAACTTGGTGTAGAAATTTATAGAGAATAATCAAATCTCAATCTGAATAGAGGTGTTTAAAAATGATCGTTAATACTCTCCCTATCGGCACAGTTATTTCTGATCGCGATACCCCAACTTTTGAAACTGTGCGAATCAAATTGAAAGCAGGACAAGATGTAAAGCCTGGTATGCTTGTTCGGATTCCTGTATCAAGAACAGAAAAGACCATGCTTTATGGTCGAATTCGTAGTGCTTATGAAAGCAACTCTAATGAAAGCGCAGAAAGCATCAACGTTACTGAGAGCATGGGGCTGCCGCGAAATTATCCTAAAGAGGAAGATAGCACAAGGATATTTCGCCTTGCCGAAGCTGACTTGATTGAGGAGATTATAGAGACAGAGATCAGAGCGCCACAGAATTTACCAAATTCGGGGGCAGAAGTATTTATTGCTGATAGCAATGAAACAGTCCGTGTTTTGGGTATGGAGACAGATCAATCTAAGGGTTTGTACATTGGTGAAACAGTAAGTGGCACAAAAACAGAAATAATTCTAAAACGTGAGGCGATTCAGCGACACTTTTTTATAGGTGGAACTACAGGCAGTGGCAAGAGTTATGCAATGGGTGTAATTGCCGAAGAAATCATCCAAATGAATTTACCAATTGTTTTTATAGATACCCAGGATGAATATTCATCTTTAGTTGAAAAATTGGGTGGAAAAGTGGTTGAGCCAGGAGAAGATTTTAGCATTCGGATCTCATCACTTACTGAATCAGAATTGATAAATTTACTTCCTGAAGCAATGAAACAAAGTTCTGTTCAGTGTGACGTAGTGACCAGGG
This genomic interval from Argonema galeatum A003/A1 contains the following:
- a CDS encoding DUF6884 domain-containing protein, whose amino-acid sequence is MNFEHGNLLIVACSQRKRSDADLLPAIERYDGPVFRLLRRFLRKQPAAPLDIYILSAKFGLISSEYLIPDYDRRMTKTHSRQLQPEVIAKFEEILNVKSYQKLCLCLGRDYFLALDKYDILIKSGLSVRIATGSLGKKLATLHDWLYGKPPELAIGQAIALQGKACLKRIEVAMTPAQVLDVARQALAEGKGNPASYQSWYVLVGDRRVSPKWVVSLLTGLPVSDFHSSAARRMLQQLGVEIYRE